The following proteins come from a genomic window of Brachionichthys hirsutus isolate HB-005 chromosome 20, CSIRO-AGI_Bhir_v1, whole genome shotgun sequence:
- the LOC137909704 gene encoding C-1-tetrahydrofolate synthase, cytoplasmic-like, producing the protein MHDLLLWNHATVTTCHSKTRDLPEQVGRADILVVGAGRAEMVRGEWVKEGAVVIDCGINHIPDETKASGKRVVGDVHFASANERAGFITPVPGGVGPMTVAMLMENTVLSARRFRLKNQASR; encoded by the exons ATGCACGACCTGCTGTTGTGGAACCACGCTACCGTGACAACCTGTCACTCAAAGACGAGGGacctacctgagcag GTGGGCAGGGCTGATATTTTGGTGGTGGGGGCGGGGAGAGCAGAGATGGTGAGAGGCGAGTGGGTGAAAGAGGGAGCAGTGGTCATCGACTGTGGCATCAACCACATCCCAG ATGAGACGAAGGCGAGCGGTAAACGGGTCGTTGGAGACGTCCACTTCGCCTCGGCCAATGAGAGAGCCGGATTCATCACACCTGTTCCAGGTGGGGTGGGGCCGATGACGGTGGCCATGCTGATGGAG AACACGGTGCTGAGCGCTCGCCGTTTCCGCCT
- the ccr6a gene encoding C-C chemokine receptor type 6a produces MDAFPPLNDSYYDYGGSGGGVVGPCAQQGAQRVELALGPYVHSVICILGLLGNGLVVVTYACYKRTRSMTDVYLLNVAVADLLFVAALPLVVYNELSSWSMGAAACKLLRGSYSVNLYSGVLLLACVGADRYAAIVRPHRSFRLRSLPSGRLICGAVWGSALLLSFPTFYFYDRYDLSRSFEEEVLLPEVNATSWPPQFVCEFRFSDSATAWNTKMAVPATQLAVGFFLPLVVIVFCYAAVIATLLRVRSDRRHKAVRVVLAVVVVFVACHLPYNLALLYDTVTMFETQSCDAADAVRAAKLLTQTVAYLHCCLNPVLYAFVGVKFRNHFKRIVQDLCCLGRRRPPPRRPSRLTSEIYVSTRRSVDGSSENGSSFTV; encoded by the coding sequence ATGGACGCCTTCCCGCCGCTCAACGACTCGTATTACGACTACGGCGGCTCCGGGGGGGGCGTGGTCGGCCCGTGTGCCCAGCAGGGCGCCCAGCGGGTGGAGCTGGCGCTCGGCCCGTACGTCCACTCCGTCATCTGCATCCTGGGTCTCCTAGGCAACGGCTTGGTGGTGGTCACCTACGCCTGCTACAAGCGGACCAGGTCCATGACTGACGTCTACCTGCTGAACGTGGCCGTGGCCGACCTGCTGTTCGTGGCGGCGCTGCCGCTCGTCGTCTACAACGAGCTGTCGTCCTGGTCGATGGGGGCGGCGGCCTGCAAGCTGCTGCGCGGCTCCTACAGCGTGAACCTCTACAGCGGCGTTCTGCTGCTGGCCTGCGTCGGCGCCGACCGCTACGCCGCCATCGTGCGGCCCCACCGCAGCTTCCGGCTGCGCTCGCTGCCGTCCGGCCGCCTCATCTGCGGCGCCGTCTGGGGCTCCGCCCTGCTGCTGTCCTTCCCGACCTTCTACTTCTACGACCGGTACGATCTGTCCCGAAGCTtcgaggaggaggtgctgctccCGGAGGTGAACGCCACCTCCTGGCCTCCGCAGTTCGTCTGTGAATTCAGGTTCTCTGACAGCGCCACGGCGTGGAACACCAAGATGGCCGTCCCCGCCACCCAGCTGGCCGTGGGCTTCTTCCTCCCGCTGGTCGTCATCGTCTTCTGCTACGCCGCCGTCATCGCCACCCTGCTGAGAGTCAGGAGCGACCGGCGCCACAAGGCGGTCCGGGTGGTGctggcggtggtggtggtgttcGTGGCGTGCCACCTCCCGTACAACCTGGCGCTGCTCTACGACACCGTCACCATGTTCGAGACGCAGTCGTGCGACGCGGCGGACGCCGTGCGCGCCGCCAAGCTGCTGACGCAGACCGTGGCCTACCTGCACTGCTGCCTGAACCCGGTTCTGTACGCCTTTGTGGGCGTGAAGTTCAGGAACCACTTCAAGAGGATCGTCCAGGACCTGTGCTGCCTGGGGAGGCGCCGACCCCCCCCGCGGCGCCCGTCCAGGCTCACCTCCGAGATCTACGTGTCCACCCGCCGCTCCGTGGACGGGTCCAGCGAAAACGGCTCGTCTTTCACCGTGTGA
- the cep43 gene encoding centrosomal protein 43 isoform X2, whose translation MSATEDDTELTDLLIQNLENTGVLNKLKAEMRAAVFLAMEEQDKLENKTPLINENLRKCLNTKEGRLAASLVVDFLQVFNLDFTLAVFQPEINSMSGLDGRELICRQMSLSPSELNNNCPLLLELVRGGRHKMAEDSVCNDDLQQRISNHSEASDIRASSSSLKAEPLDLEDHEDGDSFFDDPLPKPQKTYGSFPVGEKDRSEKTTAQKDLSVLAVHSEDERDDGLSERSETSEPRKTETSQSRENPAGAAGGAGGAGGGGGGGGGQSHSGNDDDVEYDDDFNSHRSDFSRSEISIGEEIEEVSIEGPETSDKLDETTQDLSVSQISRSHGADYMEAVP comes from the exons ATGTCAGCCACGGAGGACGACACCGAGCTGACGGACCTGCTGATCCAGAACCTGGAGAACACCGGAGTCCTCAACAAGCTCAAG GCAGAAATGAGGGCAGCAGTGTTCCTGGCGATGGAGGAGCAGGACAAGCTGGAG AATAAAACTCCTCTGATCAACGAAAACCTCCGGAAATGCCTGAACACCAAAGAAG GACGCCTGGCGGCGAGCCTGGTCGTGGACTTCCTGCAGGTCTTTAACCTGGACTTCACGCTGGCCGTGTTCCAACCGGAGATCAACTCG ATGAGCGGCCTGGACGGACGGGAGCTGATCTGCAGACaaatgtctctgtctccgtccgAGCTGAACAACaactgtcctctgctgctggagcttgTCAGGGGGGGACGGCACAAGATGGCCGAG GACTCTGTGTGTAACGACGACCTCCAGCAGCGGATCTCCAATCACAGCGAGGCGTCCGACATCagggcctcctcttcctcgctgaaGGCGGAGCCTCTGGACCTGGAGGATCACGAGGACGGAGATTCCTTCTTTGACGACCCGCTGCCCAAACCTCAGAAGACCTACGGCAG TTTTCCTGTTGGAGAAAAGGATCGATCGGAGAAGACGACCGCTCAGAAGGA TTTGTCCGTCCTGGCTGTCCACTCGGAAGACGAGCGAGACGACGGTCTCTCTGAACGCAGCGAGACGTCGGAGCCCAG GAAAACGGAGACTTCCCAGtccagagagaatccagcaggagcagcaggaggagcaggaggagcaggaggaggaggaggaggaggaggagggcagagcCACAGCGGGAACG ACGACGACGTTGAATACGACGACGACTTCAACAG TCATCGGTCGGACTTCTCCAGGAGCGAGATCAGCATCGGCGAGGAGATCGAGGAGGTTTCCATCGAAGGGCCCGAAACCAGCGACAAG CTGGATGAAACCACGCAGGACCTCAGCGTGTCTCAGATCAGCCGGAGCCACGGCGCCGACTACATGGAGGCGGTGCCGTGA
- the cep43 gene encoding centrosomal protein 43 isoform X1 — MSATEDDTELTDLLIQNLENTGVLNKLKAEMRAAVFLAMEEQDKLENKTPLINENLRKCLNTKEGRLAASLVVDFLQVFNLDFTLAVFQPEINSMSGLDGRELICRQMSLSPSELNNNCPLLLELVRGGRHKMAEDSVCNDDLQQRISNHSEASDIRASSSSLKAEPLDLEDHEDGDSFFDDPLPKPQKTYGSFPVGEKDRSEKTTAQKDVVPLGEECLSGPGASPMRRGRSLSDLSVLAVHSEDERDDGLSERSETSEPRKTETSQSRENPAGAAGGAGGAGGGGGGGGGQSHSGNDDDVEYDDDFNSHRSDFSRSEISIGEEIEEVSIEGPETSDKLDETTQDLSVSQISRSHGADYMEAVP; from the exons ATGTCAGCCACGGAGGACGACACCGAGCTGACGGACCTGCTGATCCAGAACCTGGAGAACACCGGAGTCCTCAACAAGCTCAAG GCAGAAATGAGGGCAGCAGTGTTCCTGGCGATGGAGGAGCAGGACAAGCTGGAG AATAAAACTCCTCTGATCAACGAAAACCTCCGGAAATGCCTGAACACCAAAGAAG GACGCCTGGCGGCGAGCCTGGTCGTGGACTTCCTGCAGGTCTTTAACCTGGACTTCACGCTGGCCGTGTTCCAACCGGAGATCAACTCG ATGAGCGGCCTGGACGGACGGGAGCTGATCTGCAGACaaatgtctctgtctccgtccgAGCTGAACAACaactgtcctctgctgctggagcttgTCAGGGGGGGACGGCACAAGATGGCCGAG GACTCTGTGTGTAACGACGACCTCCAGCAGCGGATCTCCAATCACAGCGAGGCGTCCGACATCagggcctcctcttcctcgctgaaGGCGGAGCCTCTGGACCTGGAGGATCACGAGGACGGAGATTCCTTCTTTGACGACCCGCTGCCCAAACCTCAGAAGACCTACGGCAG TTTTCCTGTTGGAGAAAAGGATCGATCGGAGAAGACGACCGCTCAGAAGGA CGTTGTCCCCCTGGGGGAGGAGTGCCTCTCTGGGCCGGGGGCGTCTCCGATGAGACGAGGCAGAAGCCTCAGCGA TTTGTCCGTCCTGGCTGTCCACTCGGAAGACGAGCGAGACGACGGTCTCTCTGAACGCAGCGAGACGTCGGAGCCCAG GAAAACGGAGACTTCCCAGtccagagagaatccagcaggagcagcaggaggagcaggaggagcaggaggaggaggaggaggaggaggagggcagagcCACAGCGGGAACG ACGACGACGTTGAATACGACGACGACTTCAACAG TCATCGGTCGGACTTCTCCAGGAGCGAGATCAGCATCGGCGAGGAGATCGAGGAGGTTTCCATCGAAGGGCCCGAAACCAGCGACAAG CTGGATGAAACCACGCAGGACCTCAGCGTGTCTCAGATCAGCCGGAGCCACGGCGCCGACTACATGGAGGCGGTGCCGTGA
- the kidins220b gene encoding kinase D-interacting substrate of 220 kDa B, whose protein sequence is MDTTTSIKMTTLAIQNLFSYVEEENLAALKAHLDRFKEVDGRSDNGQTPLMLAAEQGSLEITQELIRRGANVNLDDVDCWSALISGAKEGHEEVVKELLESSAYIEHRDMGGWTALMWAAYKGHEDVTQLLLEHGANPNTTGQQYSVYPIIWAAGRGHDNIVKLLLRNGAKVNCSDKYGTTPLIWASRKGHFDCVLHLLEEGADVDQEGANSMTALIVGVRGGYAEVVKELLKRNPNVNMTDKDGNTALMIAAKEGYTEIVQDLLDAGTYVNIPDRSGDTVLIGAVRGGHVEIVRALLHKYADIDIRGQESKTALYWAVEKGNASMVRDILQCNPDTETCTKDGETPLIKATKGRSIEIVELLLDKGAKVSAVDKKGDTPLHIAIRGRSRRLAELLLRNPKDGRLLYRPNRAGETPYNIDCSHQKSILTQIFGARHLSPSETDGDMLGYDLYSSALADILSEPTMQPPICVGLYAQWGSGKSFLLKKLEDEMKTFAGQQIEPLFRFSWIVVFLSLLLCGAVAVVLGFAVDPKLAVAVSLSLLALLYLFFVAVYFGGRREGENWSWAWLLSTHLARHIGYLELLLKLMFVNPPELPEQSTRALPVRFLFTDYNRLSSVGGETSMAEMIATLSDACEREFGFLATRLFRVFKTEETPGKRKWRKTCCVPSFLVFVLVLSCLFAGTALLAVFKADGENRTVNGVLLAAGGVVGLALLLNCRTWWQVSDSVLNSQRKRLHGAANRMHKLKSEGFMKVLKHEVELMARMAKTIDGFTQHQTRLAVVIDGLDSCEQDKVLQMLDTVRLLFSKGPFISIFASDPHIIIKAINQNLNSVLRDSNVNGHDYMRTVVHLPVFLNSRGLSSAKKMCVAGQANGDGGTTEGWHEELDRKLSQHSLGELTKLGSKAAPNRRDTYRRRQVQRSVTRQMSFDLTKMMVTEDWFSDISPQTMRRLLNIVSVTGRLLRANQISFNWDRLASWINLTEQWPYRTSWIILYLEETDGVPDQATLKTVYERVSKNIPITKDVEPLLEIDGDVRSFEVFLSSRTPVLTARDIRTFLPCTVNLDPKLREIIADVRAAREQMNMGGVTYPSLQEAQPRPTSVYSQVSSTCSPSASFGGPFNQSAGGIAPPHSSYYSGMGGPQHPFYNRPYFPHHLYQLPRPLMATSHPSHLYPRPLPKSSFSRDVAAAVSSLKRTQGPASVASGAPAVLLSAMATEAVCERVLQMEGIDQSMVGQYSATIRKANVNGRVLSQCDVDELKDEMNMNFGDWQLFRAAILDMRHIETQVLQEEAASEQGSMVGAPSEGGRRAVAPPHAGATNADGMYSFNLSFEELSAVGLDDPARTGNMQWMGGAHRTASMNSLNSQESSNDIGKLTDRQQTEYRDAYREYIAQMAQVEVGGALGERPVQPQPGHFMTSSEGGEQDGRKSFNKRSSKTPADEDGALDPITEEDEKGDHGSSRSLLSRKTSAERAGPFQGAGGGPRYQKLTCDEDDSEGTDTGKKTLEPKPPGVSLALKGKDYLSDATLDKKDSSDSGVRSNDSSPNRSLQDEEADLSQLDRSNLIELDEDSLAGKPGLPSSLSGLQDPAVARMSICSEDQCSPEDSWPPPSKSFNLNRTASNVTLNNNSNRPRQPAGGSSPSDVIMPPGPGTTGGTRLGPNNENVRVVHLKRGLKPGDPPEICTVSSDTVAFSEERESVL, encoded by the exons ATGGACACCACCACGTCCATCAAGATGACCACCCTGGCCATCCAGAACCTGTTCAGCtacgtggaggaggagaacctggcGGCTCTCAAGGCTCACCTGGACCGCTTCAAGGAGGTGGACGGGCGCAGCGAC AATGGCCAGACGCCGCTCATGCTGGCGGCGGAGCAGGGCAGTCTGGAGATCACCCAGGAGCTCATCAGGAGAGGAGCCAACGTCAACCTGGACGACGTG GACTGCTGGTCGGCGCTGATCAGCGGCGCTAAAGAAGGTCACGAGGAGGtggtgaaggagctgctggagagcaGCGCCTACATCGAGCACAGGGACATG gGAGGCTGGACGGCTCTGATGTGGGCGGCTTACAAAGGCCATGAGGAcgtcacacagctgctgctggagcacgGAGCGAACCCCAACACTACAggacag CAGTACAGTGTGTATCCGATCATCTGGGCTGCAGGTCGAGGACACGACAACATCgtcaaactgctgctgagaAATGGAGCTAAAGTCAACTGTTCCGATAAG TACGGGACCACTCCTCTGATCTGGGCGTCCAGGAAAGGACACTTTGACTGCGTGCTgcacctgctggaggagggggCTGATGTCGACCAGGAGGGGGCG AACTCCATGACGGCCCTGATcgtgggggtgaggggggggtacGCCGAGGTGgtgaaggagctgctgaagaGGAACCCCAACGTCAACATGACGGACAAAGACGGGAACACGGCGCTGATGATCGCCGCCAAGGAGGGCTACACGGAGATCGTCCAGGACCTGCTGGACGCGGGGACCTACGTCAACATCCCCGACCGG AGCGGCGACACGGTGCTGATCGGCGCCGTGAGGGGGGGCCACGTGGAGATCGTCAGAGCGCTGCTGCATAAATACGCCGACATCGACATCAGAGGGCAG GAGAGCAAAACGGCGCTCTACTGGGCGGTGGAGAAAGGAAACGCCTCCATGGTCAGAGACATCCTGCAGTGCAACCCCGACACCGAGACCTGCACCAAG GACGGGGAGACGCCGCTCATTAAGGCCACCAAGGGGAGGAGCATCGAGAtcgtggagctgctgctggacaaagGAGCCAAAGTTTCTGCTGTCGACAAG AAAGGAGACACGCCCCTCCACATCGCCATCCGTGGGCGGAGTCGGCGGCTGGCCGAGCTCCTCCTCAGGAACCCCAAAGATGGCCGCCTGCTGTACCGGCCCAACAGGGCGGGGGAGACGCCGTACAACATCGACTGCAGCCACCAGAAGAGCATCCTCACGCAGATCTTCGGCGCTC GTCACCTGTCGCCCAGCGAGACGGACGGAGACATGTTGGGCTACGACCTCTACAGCTCAGCGCTGGCCGACATCCTGAGCGAACCCACCATGCAGCCCCCGATCTGCGTGGGTCTGTACGCCCAGTGGGGGAGCGGGAAGTCCTTCCTGCTGAAGAAGCTGGAGG acgaGATGAAGACGTTCGCCGGCCAGCAGATCGAGCCTCTGTTCCGGTTCTCCTGGATCGtggtctttctgtctctgctcctctgcgGCGCCGTCGCCGTCGTCCTCGGGTTCGCCGTCGACCCGAAGCTCGCCGTGGCGGTCTCGCTCAGCCTGCTGGCGCTGCTCTACCTGTTCTTCG TGGCGGTGTACTTCGGCGGCCGGCGGGAGGGGGAGAACTGGAGTTGGGCGTGGCTACTCAGCACCCATCTGGCCCGCCACATCGGctacctggagctgctgctgaagctgatgTTTGTGAACCCGCCGGAGCTGCCGGAGCAGAGCACCAGAGCTCTGCCTGTCAG GTTCCTGTTCACCGACTACAACCGGCTGTCGAGCGTCGGCGGGGAAACGTCGATGGCGGAGATGATCGCCACGCTGTCCGACGCCTGCGAGCGAGAGTTCGGGTTCCTCGCCACGCGCCTGTTCCGAGTGTTCAAGACGGAGGAGACTCCGGGcaagaggaagtggaggaagacGTGCTGCGTCCCGTccttcctcgtcttcgtcctgGTGCTGTCCTGCCTGTTCGCCGGCACGGCGCTGCTGGCCGTCTTCAAAGCGGACGGCGAGAACCGCACGGTGAACGGCGTGCTGCTGGCGGCGGGCGGCGTGGTGGGCCTGGCGCTGCTGCTGAACTGCAGGACCTGGTGGCAGGTGAGCGACTCGGTGCTGAACTCCCAGAGGAAGCGGCTCCACGGCGCCGCCAACAGGATGCACAAGCTGAAGAGCGAGGGCTTCATGAAG GTCCTGAAGCACGAGGTGGAGCTGATGGCGAGGATGGCGAAGACCATCGACGGGTTCACGCAGCACCAGACCCGGCTGGCCGTGGTCATCGACGGCCTGGACTCGTGTGAACAGGACAAAGTCCTGCAGATGCTCGACACC GTGCGGCTGCTGTTCTCCAAAGGgcccttcatctccatcttcgcCAGCGACCcacacatcatcatcaaagcCATCAACCAGAACCTGAACAGCGTCCTGCGGGACTCCAACGTCAACGGACACGACTACATGAGGACCGTGGTCCACCTGCCCGTCTTCCTCAACAGCAGGGGACTGTCCAGCGCCAAGAAGATGTGTGTCGCCGGCCAGGCCAACGGGGACGGCGGCACCACCGAGG GTTGGCACGAGGAGCTGGACAGGAAACTGTCTCAGCACAGTTTGGGAGAATTAACCAAGCTGGGCAGCAAGGCGGCGCCCAACCGGCGG GACACGTACCGGCGCCGCCAGGTGCAGCGCTCCGTGACCCGCCAGATGTCCTTCGACCTGACGAAGATGATGGTGACGGAGGACTGGTTCAGTGACATCAGCCCGCAGACCATGAGACGGCTGCTGAACATCGTCTCCGTCACAG GTCGTCTCCTGCGGGCCAATCAGATCAGCTTTAACTGGGACCGCCTGGCGTCCTGGATCAACCTGACGGAGCAGTGGCCCTACAGGACCTCCTGGATCATCCTGTACCTGGAGGAGACGGACGGCGTCCCGGACCAGGCCACGCTGAAGACCGTCTAcgagag AGTGTCCAAGAACATCCCGATCACCAAAGACGTGGAGCCGCTGCTGGAGATTGACGGAGACGTCCGCAGCTTCGAGGTCTTTCTGTCCTCACGGACGCCCGTCCTCACGGCCAGGGACATCCGGACCTTCCTGCCCTGCACCGTCAACCTGGACCCCAAGCTGAGGGAGATCATAGCAG ATGTTCGCGCTGCCCGGGAGCAGATGAATATGGGCGGGGTTACCTATCCATCCCTGCAGGAGGCCCAGCCCCGCCCCACCTCAGTCTACTCCCAGGTGTCCTCGACGTGCTCCCCCTCCGCCTCTTTCGGAGGCCCCTTTAACCAATCAGCAGGGGGCATCGCCCCCCCGCACAGCAGCTACTACAGCGGAATGGGGGGGCCACAGCACCCCTTCTACAACAGG cCATATTTCCCCCATCACCTTTACCAGCTGCCACGCCCACTCATGGCCACCTCCCACCCATCACACCTTTACCCACGCCCACTTCCTAAATCCTCCTTCAGTCGGGACGTCGCCGCAGCC GTTTCGTCTCTGAAAAGGACGCAG GGTCCCGCCTCCGTGGCGTCGGGCGCTCCGGCCGTCCTCCTCAGCGCCATGGCGACGGAGGCCGTCTGCGAGCGCGTGCTGCAGATGGAGGGAATCGACCAGAGTATGGTGGGACAGTACAGCGCCACCATCAGGAAG GCGAACGTGAACGGCAGAGTTCTGTCCCAGTGCGACGTCGACGAGCTGAAGGACGAGATGAACATGAACTTCGGAGACTGGCAGCTCTTCAGAGCCGCG ATTTTGGACATGCGTCACATCGAGACTCAAGTGCTGCAAGAGGAAGCTGCCAGTGAGCAAGGCAGCATGGTGGGAGCACCCAGCGAGGGAGGAAGGCGGGCGGTGGCCCCGCCCCACGCCGGCGCCACCAACGCGGACGGGATGTACAGCTTCAACCTGAGCTTCGAGGAGCTGAGCGCCGTCGGACTGGACGACCCGGCGAGGACCGGGAACATGCAGTGGATG GGCGGCGCCCACCGGACCGCCAGCATGAACAGCCTGAACTCCCAGGAGTCGTCCAACGACATCGGCAAGCTGACGGACCGGCAGCAGACGGAGTACCGGGACGCCTACCGGGAGTACATCGCCCAGATGGCTCAGGTGGAAGTGGGCGGGGCCTTAGGAGAGAGGCCCGTCCAACCGCAGCCCGGGCACTTCATGACATCATCCGAAGGCGGCGAGCAGGACGGACGCAAGTCTTTCAATAAGAGGAGCAGCAAGACCCCGGCCGATGAGGATGGCGCCCTGGACCCGATCACCGAGGAGGACGAGAAGGGGGACCACGGGTCCTCCAGGTCCCTGCTGTCCCGCAAGACCTCAGCCGAAAGAGCTGGGCCGTTCCAGGGCGCCGGGGGCGGGCCGCGCTACCAGAAGCTGACCTGCGACGAGGACGACTCGGAGGGGACGGATACCGGGAAGAAGACGCTGGAGCCCAAACCTCCCGGTGTCTCGCTGGCGCTGAAGGGGAAGGACTACCTGTCGGACGCCACGTTGGACAAGAAGGACTCGTCCGACTCGGGCGTTCGCTCCAACGACAGCTCGCCCAACCGCTCGCTGCAGGACGAGGAGGCGGACCTGTCCCAGCTGGACAGGTCCAACCTGATCGAGCTGGACGAGGACAGCCTGGCCGGGAAGCCGGGCCTTCCCAGCAGCCTCAGCGGCCTGCAGGACCCGGCCGTGGCCCGCATGTCCATCTGCTCCGAGGACCAGTGCAGCCCCGAGGACAGCTGGCCCCCCCCGTCCAAGAGCTTCAACCTGAACCGCACGGCGAGCAACGTCACgctcaacaacaacagcaaccgCCCCCGCCAGCCCGCAGGGGGCTCCTCccccagtgatgtcatcatgcccCCCGGCCCGGGGACCACCGGCGGCACCCGGCTGGGGCCGAACAACGAGAACGTGCGGGTGGTTCACCTGAAGAGGGGCCTGAAGCCCGGAGACCCCCCCGAGATCTGCACCGTGTCCTCCGACACCGTCGCCTTCAGCGAGGAGCGCGAGAGCGTCCTGTGA